A stretch of Oryza brachyantha chromosome 4, ObraRS2, whole genome shotgun sequence DNA encodes these proteins:
- the LOC102702752 gene encoding pentatricopeptide repeat-containing protein At3g63370, chloroplastic — protein MSVRLPRASKPTTAMAAAALPLHPIPHRKLPPTSPSASMRQLCKEGDLREAIRLLAARSAPGRAPPTEHYGWVLDLVAARGAFAQGRQVHAHAVATGSLRDDDGGFLATKLLFMYGKCGRLAEARRLFDGMPARTVFSWNALIGACLSSGSSREAVGVYRAMRSSEPGPAPAPAPDGCTLASVLKACGAEGDGRSGSEVHTLAVKRGLDRSTLVANALVGMYAKCGLLDSALRVFEWMRDGRDVASWNSAISGCLQNGMFLEALDLFRRMQSAGFSMNSYTTVGVLQVCAELAQLNHGRELHAALLKCGTEFNIQCNALLVMYAKCGRVDCALRVFREIDDKDYISWNSMLSCYVQNGLYAEAIDFFGEMVQDGFEPDHACIVSLSSAVGHLGRLINGREVHAYAMKQRLDSDLQVANTLMDMYIKCNSVECSACVFDRMKIKDHVSWTTIMACYAQSSRYSEAIEKFRAAQKDGINVDPMMMGSILEVTSGLKNISLLKQVHSYAMRNGLLDLVLKNRIIDTYGECGEVCYALNIFEMLERKDIVTWTSMINCYANNSLLNEAVALFAKMQNAGIRPDSVALVSILGAIAGLSSLTKGKEVHGFLIRGKFPMEGAIVSSLVDMYSGCGSMSYAFKVFDEAKSKDVVLWTAMINASGMHGHGKQAIDIFKRMLETGVSPDHVSFLALLYACSHSKLVEEGKFYLDMMVIKYRLQPWQEHYACVVDLLGRSGRTEEAYEFIKSMPVEPKSVVWCALLGACRVHKNHELAVVATDKLLELEPANAGNYVLVSNVFAEMGRWNNVKEVRTRMTERGLRKDPACSWIEIGNSIHTFTARDHSHRDSQAIHLKLAEITDKLRKEAGYSEDTGFVLHDVSEEEKIDLLHGHSERLAIAFGLISTSSGSPLRIAKNLRVCGDCHEFTKLVSKLFEREIVVRDANRFHHFSGGSCSCGDFW, from the coding sequence ATGAGCGTTCGGCTCCCACGCGCCTCCAAGCCCAccaccgccatggccgccgccgcgctcccccTCCACCCAATCCCTCACCGGAAGCTCCCGCCGACGAGCCCCAGCGCTTCCATGAGGCAGCTATGCAAGGAAGGCGACCTGCGGGAGGCCATCCGCCTGCTCGCCGCCCGCTCGGCGCCGGGGCGGGCCCCTCCCACGGAGCACTACGGCTGGGTCCTcgacctcgtcgccgccaggggGGCCTTCGCGCAGGGAAGGCAGGTCCACGCGCACGCTGTGGCCACGGGCTCCctgcgcgacgacgacggcgggttCCTCGCGACCAAGCTGCTCTTCATGTACGGCAAGTGCGGCCGCCTCGCGGAGGCCCGCCGACTGTTCGACGGGATGCCCGCCCGGACCGTCTTCTCCTGGAACGCGCTCATCGGGGCGTGCCTGTCGTCCGGGAGCTCCCGCGAGGCCGTGGGCGTTTACCGGGCGATGCGGTCGTCGGAACcggggccggcgccggctccggcgcccGACGGGTGCACGCTCGCTTCGGTGCTCAAGGCGTGCGGGGCGGAGGGGGACGGGCGGTCCGGGAGCGAGGTGCACACGCTGGCGGTGAAGCGCGGCCTTGACAGGAGCACGCTTGTGGCCAACGCGCTCGTCGGGATGTACGCCAAGTGCGGCCTGTTGGATTCGGCGCTGCGGGTGTTCGAGTGGATGCGCGACGGGAGGGATGTGGCCTCCTGGAACTCAGCGATCTCGGGCTGCCTGCAGAACGGGATGTTCTTGGAAGCTCTCGACCTGTTTCGACGGATGCAGAGCGCTGGCTTCAGCATGAATTCCTACACAACCGTTGGTGTGCTACAGGTCTGTGCAGAGCTTGCTCAGCTGAATCATGGCAGGGAGCTACATGCTGCGCTTCTGAAATGCGGCACTGAGTTTAATATCCAATGCAATGCCTTGCTTGTCATGTATGCAAAATGTGGCCGCGTGGATTGCGCTCTCAGAGTATTCCGTGAGATTGATGACAAGGACTACATATCATGGAACTCAATGCTCTCCTGTTATGTCCAAAATGGTCTGTATGCTGAGGCCATCgatttttttggtgaaatGGTACAGGATGGTTTTGAGCCTGATCATGCTTGTATTGTGAGCTTATCCTCTGCAGTGGGACACTTGGGTAGGTTAATCAATGGCAGGGAGGTTCACGCATATGCCATGAAGCAAAGGCTTGATAGTGATTTGCAGGTTGCTAATACATTGATGGACATGTACATAAAGTGTAACTCCGTGGAGTGCTCTGCGTGTGTATTCGACAGGATGAAGATTAAAGACCATGTATCATGGACAACAATCATGGCCTGTTATGCTCAAAGTTCTCGGTACTCTGAGGCAATTGAAAAGTTTAGAGCAGCGCAGAAAGACGGCATTAATGTGGATCCTATGATGATGGGAAGCATTTTGGAAGTAACCAGTGGTTTGAAAAACATCTCTCTGTTAAAGCAAGTGCATTCTTATGCTATGAGAAATGGCTTGCTTGACTTAGTACTGAAGAATAGAATTATAGATACATATGGGGAGTGTGGAGAGGTTTGTTATGCActtaatatatttgaaatgttAGAGAGAAAGGACATTGTTACCTGGACTAGTATGATAAACTGTTATGCAAACAATAGTTTGTTAAATGAAGCTGTTGCGTTGTTTGCCAAGATGCAAAATGCTGGCATTCGACCTGATTCTGTGGCACTAGTAAGTATTCTGGGGGCTATTGCTGGTTTATCATCCCTGACAAAAGGAAAGGAAGTTCATGGTTTCCTTATTAGAGGAAAGTTTCCAATGGAAGGTGCTATTGTTAGCTCTCTTGTGGACATGTATTCTGGTTGTGGAAGCATGAGCTACGCTTTCAAAGTATTTGATGAGGCGAAGAGTAAAGATGTTGTTCTCTGGACAGCGATGATTAATGCTTCTGGGATGCATGGTCATGGCAAGCAAGccatagatatttttaagagaATGCTGGAAACAGGTGTATCTCCTGatcatgtttcttttcttgctcTACTTTATGCTTGTAGTCATTCAAAACTTGTCGAGGAGGGTAAATTTTATCTGGATATGATGGTGATCAAGTACAGGTTACAACCATGGCAGGAACACTATGCCTGTGTGGTTGATCTTCTCGGTCGCTCAGGGCGGACTGAAGAGGCTTACGAGTTCATTAAATCTATGCCCGTGGAACCAAAATCTGTGGTGTGGTGTGCACTCCTTGGGGCATGTCGCGTACACAAGAACCATGAGCTTGCTGTGGTTGCAACCGATAAGCTTCTTGAGTTGGAGCCAGCCAACGCAGGTAACTATGTCCTTGTATCAAATGTTTTTGCGGAAATGGGCAGGTGGAACAATGTCAAGGAGGTTAGAACCAGGATGACAGAGCGAGGGTTAAGAAAAGACCCAGCATGCAGCTGGATTGAGATTGGAAACAGCATCCACACTTTCACTGCGAGAGATCATTCCCATAGAGACTCACAAGCTATCCACCTCAAACTTGCCGAGATAACTGACAAACTGAGGAAAGAAGCTGGGTACTCCGAGGATACTGGTTTCGTTCTGCATGATGTCAGTGAAGAAGAGAAGATAGATTTACTGCATGGGCACAGCGAGAGGCTTGCGATAGCATTTGGTTTGATCAGCACTTCTTCAGGTTCGCCTTTGAGGATAGCCAAGAACCTCAGAGTTTGTGGCGACTGCCATGAGTTCACCAAGCTGGTGTCCAAGCTATTTGAAAGGGAAATCGTGGTCCGAGACGCCAACAGGTTTCACCATTTCAGTGGAGGCTCTTGTTCTTGCGGTGACTTCTGGTGA